Proteins encoded within one genomic window of Panicum virgatum strain AP13 chromosome 1N, P.virgatum_v5, whole genome shotgun sequence:
- the LOC120655843 gene encoding DNA repair protein RAD5B-like produces the protein MACDGAGLPVSAAVDALSHCDGDNAAAADRDGGDVKPEKGPTGAAAPVPALRGDGGAALPPRPPPPVKVEAVGEVRVEVKTEPIDADPDEVKVKIEASEEVEVKMKVEAPGEAEVKVKMEVEAPGEAEVKVKMEVEAPSEAEVKQEDEAVEVDVKGEEPRGSPIKGQVLSPRRVKEDESDCSEDEVEMMEPPARSKKRPHEDDGVVFIDLTTSHPAPYLNPKPIRAMPPPGAIPTNEWRMVVAPPPAELDEYPPDRREWCFFKKSYATGLSTCRGRKLLDGGEVVHFAFPSHDRLGGIRMSYRQEAALMEIVRFSTNRSGEIGKLSPVWAKCLAPLVNSSTIMVQGKIVFPMMELRLMQEVLLYVSFYVHRSSMGLIAPQNAHHPDNPLRGLFKLLRRFGVPEV, from the exons ATGGCGTGCGACGGCGCGGGCCTCCCGGTATCCGCGGCGGTCGACGCGCTCAGCCACTGCGACGGCGacaatgccgccgccgccgaccgcgatGGCGGCGACGTCAAGCCGGAGAAAGGTCCCACTGGTGCTGCCGCTCCGGTGCCTGCTCTGAGGggcgatggcggcgccgccctccccccgcggccgccgcctccggtgaAGGTTGAAGCCGTGGGCGAGGTCAGGGTCGAGGTCAAGACGGAGCCAATCGATGCCGATCCCGACGAGGTGAAGGTGAAGATTGAAGCTTCCGAAGAGGTTGAGGTGAAGATGAAGGTTGAAGCTCCCGGCGAGGCCGAGGTCAAGGTGAAGATGGAGGTTGAAGCTCCCGGCGAGGCCGAGGTCAAGGTGAAGATGGAGGTTGAAGCTCCCAGCGAGGCCGAGGTCAAGCAGGAGGATGAGGCCGTCGAGGTCGATGTCAAGGGGGAGGAGCCGCGCGGTTCGCCCATCAAAGGTCAGGTTTTGTCACCGCGCCGTGTGAAGGAGGATGAGAGTGACTGCAGCGAAGACGAGGTGGAGATGATGGAACCTCCGGCGAGGTCCAAGAAGAGGCCCCACGAAGACGACGGCGTGGTCTTCATCGACCTGACGACGTCCCACCCCGCGCCGTACCTGAACCCGAAGCCCATCCGCgcgatgccgccgccgggggccatCCCGACGAACGAGTGGAGGATGgtggtcgcgccgccgccggcggagctGGACGAGTACCCGCCGGACCGCCGCGAGTGGTGCTTCTTCAAGAAGTCGTACGCCACCGGGCTGTCGACGTGCCGCGGGAGGAAGCtgctggacggcggcgaggtcgtccACTTCGCGTTCCCGTCGCACGACAGGCTCGGCGGGATCAGGATGTCGTACAGGCAGGAGGCTGCTCTGATGGAGATCGTGCGCTTCTCGACCAACCGATCTGGGGAG ATTGGGAAGCTGTCTCCAGTGTGGGCAAAGTGCCTTGCCCCGCTGGTGAATTCTTCCACGATCATGGTCCAGGGGAAGATTGTGTTTCCGATGATGGAGCTGAGGCTGATGCAGGAAGTTTTGCTGTATGTCAG CTTCTATGTCCACCGCTCATCCATGGGCCTGATTGCTCCTCAAAACGCTCACCATCCAGACAATCCTCTTCGTGGCCTGTTCAAGTTGCTCCGGAGATTCGGCGTACCTGAAGTCTGA
- the LOC120655844 gene encoding RNA pseudouridine synthase 7-like isoform X2, which yields MAAPPGGAGIVWQTPANPPEPHDYVISNGRRYVRPYYFEFISHVKNRWAGKTIVDLFTDEFKGRSREYYVRAVKCGRLQVDGQMVHKDYVVKSSQKISHFLHRHEPPVLAGDISILQNEVDVVTICKPPSVPVHPCGQYRKNTVVGILQAEHGLTPLFLHRLDRLVSGLLIFAKNAERAERFRQQIEAGLLQKEYVAKVVGVFPDGEQTVDANVNFNAREGRSTVEIGGGAGKEANGKQALTRFQRICTDGTHSIVLCRPVTGRTHQIRVHLKYTGYPIANDELYLSGDFCPRSIKGTSAGTEMAPSDSDNSAADHGNKDAETDEGFDTDPMCTNCPNLAPVGYDGDEEGLWLHCVRYTGPDWSYECPYPDWAFLGSVSTKKMKL from the exons ATGGCGGCGCCACCGGGAGGAGCTGGGATCGTGTGGCAGACGCCGGCCAACCCGCCCGAGCCGCACGACTACGTCATCAGCAACG GTCGGCGCTACGTGAGGCCTTACTACTTCGAGTTTATCTCCCAT GTGAAGAACAGATGGGCTGGAAAGACCATTGTTGACCTCTTCACTGATGAGTTCAAAGGGCGTTCTCGTGAATACTAT GTTCGTGCAGTGAAGTGTGGGAGGCTTCAGGTGGATGGGCAAATGGTTCACAAAGACTATGTCGTGAAATCATCACAAAAGATAAGCCACTTCCTGCACAG GCATGAGCCACCTGTCTTGGCTGGTGATATTTCAATACTTCAGAATGAAGTTGATGTCGTAACTATTTGCAAACCACCTTCTGTCCCA GTTCATCCATGTGGCCAGTACCGTAAGAATACTGTAGTTGGGATTCTGCAGGCTGAGCATGGGTTGACACCCCTATTTC TGCATCGGTTAGATCGATTGGTTTCAGGCCTCCTTATATTTGCAAAAAATGCTGAGAGAGCTGAACGTTTCAGGCAACAG ATTGAAGCTGGTCTCTTGCAAAAAGAATATGTGGCCAAGGTTGTTGGTGTATTTCCTGATGGTGAG CAAACTGTTGATGCCAACGTAAATTTCAATGCACGGGAAGGAAGGAGTACTGTGGAG attggtggtggtgctggtaaAGAAGCAAATGGAAAACAGGCACTCACGAGGTTTCAAAGGATTTGCACTGACGGGACTCACAGTATTGTCTTGTGCAGACCTGTAACTGGTCGAACTCATCAG ATAAGGGTACATCTAAAATACACTGGTTATCCAATAGCTAATGATGAGCTGTACCTTTCGGGGGACTTCTGTCCACGATCAATAAAAGGAACCAGTGCCGGTACAGAAATGGCACCATCAGACTCAGACAATAGTGCGGCTGATCATGGCAACAAAGATGCAGAAACAGATGAGGGTTTTGATACCGATCCGATGTGCACAAACTGTCCAAATCTCGCTCCAGTAGG TTACGATGGAGACGAGGAAGGACTATGGTTGCATTGTGTGCGATACACGGGTCCTGATTGGAGCTATGAATGCCCTTATCCTGACTGGGCGTTCCTTGGTAGTGTGTCAACGAAGAAGATGAAGTTATGA
- the LOC120655844 gene encoding RNA pseudouridine synthase 7-like isoform X3, with translation MAAPPGGAGIVWQTPANPPEPHDYVISNGRRYVRPYYFEFISHVKNRWAGKTIVDLFTDEFKGRSREYYVRAVKCGRLQVDGQMVHKDYVVKSSQKISHFLHRHEPPVLAGDISILQNEVDVVTICKPPSVPVHPCGQYRKNTVVGILQAEHGLTPLFPVHRLDRLVSGLLIFAKNAERAERFRQQIEAGLLQKEYVAKVVGVFPDGEIGGGAGKEANGKQALTRFQRICTDGTHSIVLCRPVTGRTHQIRVHLKYTGYPIANDELYLSGDFCPRSIKGTSAGTEMAPSDSDNSAADHGNKDAETDEGFDTDPMCTNCPNLAPVGYDGDEEGLWLHCVRYTGPDWSYECPYPDWAFLGSVSTKKMKL, from the exons ATGGCGGCGCCACCGGGAGGAGCTGGGATCGTGTGGCAGACGCCGGCCAACCCGCCCGAGCCGCACGACTACGTCATCAGCAACG GTCGGCGCTACGTGAGGCCTTACTACTTCGAGTTTATCTCCCAT GTGAAGAACAGATGGGCTGGAAAGACCATTGTTGACCTCTTCACTGATGAGTTCAAAGGGCGTTCTCGTGAATACTAT GTTCGTGCAGTGAAGTGTGGGAGGCTTCAGGTGGATGGGCAAATGGTTCACAAAGACTATGTCGTGAAATCATCACAAAAGATAAGCCACTTCCTGCACAG GCATGAGCCACCTGTCTTGGCTGGTGATATTTCAATACTTCAGAATGAAGTTGATGTCGTAACTATTTGCAAACCACCTTCTGTCCCA GTTCATCCATGTGGCCAGTACCGTAAGAATACTGTAGTTGGGATTCTGCAGGCTGAGCATGGGTTGACACCCCTATTTC CAGTGCATCGGTTAGATCGATTGGTTTCAGGCCTCCTTATATTTGCAAAAAATGCTGAGAGAGCTGAACGTTTCAGGCAACAG ATTGAAGCTGGTCTCTTGCAAAAAGAATATGTGGCCAAGGTTGTTGGTGTATTTCCTGATGGTGAG attggtggtggtgctggtaaAGAAGCAAATGGAAAACAGGCACTCACGAGGTTTCAAAGGATTTGCACTGACGGGACTCACAGTATTGTCTTGTGCAGACCTGTAACTGGTCGAACTCATCAG ATAAGGGTACATCTAAAATACACTGGTTATCCAATAGCTAATGATGAGCTGTACCTTTCGGGGGACTTCTGTCCACGATCAATAAAAGGAACCAGTGCCGGTACAGAAATGGCACCATCAGACTCAGACAATAGTGCGGCTGATCATGGCAACAAAGATGCAGAAACAGATGAGGGTTTTGATACCGATCCGATGTGCACAAACTGTCCAAATCTCGCTCCAGTAGG TTACGATGGAGACGAGGAAGGACTATGGTTGCATTGTGTGCGATACACGGGTCCTGATTGGAGCTATGAATGCCCTTATCCTGACTGGGCGTTCCTTGGTAGTGTGTCAACGAAGAAGATGAAGTTATGA
- the LOC120655844 gene encoding RNA pseudouridine synthase 7-like isoform X4: MAAPPGGAGIVWQTPANPPEPHDYVISNGRRYVRPYYFEFISHVKNRWAGKTIVDLFTDEFKGRSREYYVRAVKCGRLQVDGQMVHKDYVVKSSQKISHFLHRHEPPVLAGDISILQNEVDVVTICKPPSVPVHPCGQYRKNTVVGILQAEHGLTPLFPVHRLDRLVSGLLIFAKNAERAERFRQQIEAGLLQKEYVAKVVGVFPDGEQTVDANVNFNAREGRSTVEIGGGAGKEANGKQALTRFQRICTDGTHSIVLCRPVTGRTHQEPVPVQKWHHQTQTIVRLIMATKMQKQMRVLIPIRCAQTVQISLQ, from the exons ATGGCGGCGCCACCGGGAGGAGCTGGGATCGTGTGGCAGACGCCGGCCAACCCGCCCGAGCCGCACGACTACGTCATCAGCAACG GTCGGCGCTACGTGAGGCCTTACTACTTCGAGTTTATCTCCCAT GTGAAGAACAGATGGGCTGGAAAGACCATTGTTGACCTCTTCACTGATGAGTTCAAAGGGCGTTCTCGTGAATACTAT GTTCGTGCAGTGAAGTGTGGGAGGCTTCAGGTGGATGGGCAAATGGTTCACAAAGACTATGTCGTGAAATCATCACAAAAGATAAGCCACTTCCTGCACAG GCATGAGCCACCTGTCTTGGCTGGTGATATTTCAATACTTCAGAATGAAGTTGATGTCGTAACTATTTGCAAACCACCTTCTGTCCCA GTTCATCCATGTGGCCAGTACCGTAAGAATACTGTAGTTGGGATTCTGCAGGCTGAGCATGGGTTGACACCCCTATTTC CAGTGCATCGGTTAGATCGATTGGTTTCAGGCCTCCTTATATTTGCAAAAAATGCTGAGAGAGCTGAACGTTTCAGGCAACAG ATTGAAGCTGGTCTCTTGCAAAAAGAATATGTGGCCAAGGTTGTTGGTGTATTTCCTGATGGTGAG CAAACTGTTGATGCCAACGTAAATTTCAATGCACGGGAAGGAAGGAGTACTGTGGAG attggtggtggtgctggtaaAGAAGCAAATGGAAAACAGGCACTCACGAGGTTTCAAAGGATTTGCACTGACGGGACTCACAGTATTGTCTTGTGCAGACCTGTAACTGGTCGAACTCATCAG GAACCAGTGCCGGTACAGAAATGGCACCATCAGACTCAGACAATAGTGCGGCTGATCATGGCAACAAAGATGCAGAAACAGATGAGGGTTTTGATACCGATCCGATGTGCACAAACTGTCCAAATCTCGCTCCAGTAG
- the LOC120655844 gene encoding RNA pseudouridine synthase 7-like isoform X1: MAAPPGGAGIVWQTPANPPEPHDYVISNGRRYVRPYYFEFISHVKNRWAGKTIVDLFTDEFKGRSREYYVRAVKCGRLQVDGQMVHKDYVVKSSQKISHFLHRHEPPVLAGDISILQNEVDVVTICKPPSVPVHPCGQYRKNTVVGILQAEHGLTPLFPVHRLDRLVSGLLIFAKNAERAERFRQQIEAGLLQKEYVAKVVGVFPDGEQTVDANVNFNAREGRSTVEIGGGAGKEANGKQALTRFQRICTDGTHSIVLCRPVTGRTHQIRVHLKYTGYPIANDELYLSGDFCPRSIKGTSAGTEMAPSDSDNSAADHGNKDAETDEGFDTDPMCTNCPNLAPVGYDGDEEGLWLHCVRYTGPDWSYECPYPDWAFLGSVSTKKMKL; encoded by the exons ATGGCGGCGCCACCGGGAGGAGCTGGGATCGTGTGGCAGACGCCGGCCAACCCGCCCGAGCCGCACGACTACGTCATCAGCAACG GTCGGCGCTACGTGAGGCCTTACTACTTCGAGTTTATCTCCCAT GTGAAGAACAGATGGGCTGGAAAGACCATTGTTGACCTCTTCACTGATGAGTTCAAAGGGCGTTCTCGTGAATACTAT GTTCGTGCAGTGAAGTGTGGGAGGCTTCAGGTGGATGGGCAAATGGTTCACAAAGACTATGTCGTGAAATCATCACAAAAGATAAGCCACTTCCTGCACAG GCATGAGCCACCTGTCTTGGCTGGTGATATTTCAATACTTCAGAATGAAGTTGATGTCGTAACTATTTGCAAACCACCTTCTGTCCCA GTTCATCCATGTGGCCAGTACCGTAAGAATACTGTAGTTGGGATTCTGCAGGCTGAGCATGGGTTGACACCCCTATTTC CAGTGCATCGGTTAGATCGATTGGTTTCAGGCCTCCTTATATTTGCAAAAAATGCTGAGAGAGCTGAACGTTTCAGGCAACAG ATTGAAGCTGGTCTCTTGCAAAAAGAATATGTGGCCAAGGTTGTTGGTGTATTTCCTGATGGTGAG CAAACTGTTGATGCCAACGTAAATTTCAATGCACGGGAAGGAAGGAGTACTGTGGAG attggtggtggtgctggtaaAGAAGCAAATGGAAAACAGGCACTCACGAGGTTTCAAAGGATTTGCACTGACGGGACTCACAGTATTGTCTTGTGCAGACCTGTAACTGGTCGAACTCATCAG ATAAGGGTACATCTAAAATACACTGGTTATCCAATAGCTAATGATGAGCTGTACCTTTCGGGGGACTTCTGTCCACGATCAATAAAAGGAACCAGTGCCGGTACAGAAATGGCACCATCAGACTCAGACAATAGTGCGGCTGATCATGGCAACAAAGATGCAGAAACAGATGAGGGTTTTGATACCGATCCGATGTGCACAAACTGTCCAAATCTCGCTCCAGTAGG TTACGATGGAGACGAGGAAGGACTATGGTTGCATTGTGTGCGATACACGGGTCCTGATTGGAGCTATGAATGCCCTTATCCTGACTGGGCGTTCCTTGGTAGTGTGTCAACGAAGAAGATGAAGTTATGA